In Pseudomonas saudiphocaensis, one DNA window encodes the following:
- a CDS encoding DUF3203 family protein, which translates to MTVSIDTATGTCSATHDGTTYRSAIMDVRITTDPQARMSVAHIDSVSVHLPEDQAEHLIAAGAIDERENIIADD; encoded by the coding sequence ATGACAGTCAGTATCGACACCGCCACCGGCACCTGCTCCGCCACCCACGACGGCACCACCTATCGCAGCGCCATCATGGATGTGCGAATCACCACCGACCCGCAGGCACGCATGTCGGTTGCGCATATCGACAGCGTCAGTGTTCACCTGCCAGAGGACCAGGCCGAGCACCTGATTGCAGCCGGCGCCATTGATGAGCGCGAGAACATCATCGCTGACGACTGA
- the lon gene encoding endopeptidase La — translation MNDEITQDFEQNATGLVLPDQNLPDKLYIIPIHNRPFFPAQVLPVIVNEEPWAQTLELVGKTPHQRLALFYMENPAQDAASFDPDSLPEHGTMVRVHHASREGGKLQFVAQGMARVRIRGWLRRKPPYLVEVDYPQSDEDPRDEVKAYGMALINAIKELLPLNPLYSEELKNYLNRFSPNEPSPLTDFAAALTTAPGNELQDVLDSVPVLKRMEKVLPLLRREVEVAKLQKELTGEVNRKIGERQREFFLKEQLKIIQQELGITKDDRSADADEFRSRLEGKIVPAAAQKRIDDELAKLSVLETGSPEYAVTRNYLDWATSIPWGLYGEDKLNLARARKVLNKHHAGLDDIKSRIIEFLAVGAYRGEISGSIVLLVGPPGVGKTSIGKSIAESLGRPFYRFSVGGMRDEAEIKGHRRTYIGALPGKLVQALKEVEVMNPVIMLDEVDKLGSSHQGDPASALLETLDPEQNAGFLDHYLDLRLDLSKVLFICTANTLYSVPDPLLDRMEIVRLSGYITEEKLQIAKRHLWPRQLEKAGVPKNRLSITDSALRALIEGYAREAGVRQLDKQLGKLVRKAVVKLLDEPESTIKISPKSIESYLGLPFWHPEQLLSGVGVVTGLAWNSMGGATLPIEATRIHTLNRGFKLTGKVGEVMKESAEIAYSYVNAHLKEFKGDPTFFDQAFVHMHVPEGATPKDGPSAGISMASALLSLARNQPPRKGVAMTGELTLTGQVLAIGGLREKVIAARRLKLYELIIPESNRGDFQELPDYLKEGLTVHFAKRFTDVIKVLF, via the coding sequence ATGAACGACGAGATCACTCAGGACTTCGAGCAGAACGCCACCGGCTTGGTGCTGCCTGACCAAAACCTGCCAGATAAGCTCTACATCATTCCGATCCACAACCGGCCTTTCTTCCCTGCCCAGGTATTGCCGGTCATCGTCAATGAAGAGCCTTGGGCGCAGACGCTGGAGCTGGTTGGCAAGACGCCACACCAGCGTCTGGCGCTGTTCTACATGGAAAACCCGGCACAAGACGCGGCCAGCTTCGACCCCGACAGCCTGCCAGAACACGGCACCATGGTGCGCGTACATCACGCCTCGCGCGAGGGCGGCAAGCTGCAGTTCGTGGCCCAGGGCATGGCCCGCGTGCGTATCCGCGGCTGGTTGCGACGCAAGCCGCCTTATCTGGTGGAAGTGGACTATCCCCAGAGCGACGAGGATCCGCGCGACGAGGTAAAGGCCTACGGCATGGCGCTGATCAATGCGATCAAGGAGCTGCTGCCGCTCAACCCGTTGTACAGCGAAGAGCTGAAGAACTATCTCAACCGCTTCAGCCCCAACGAGCCGTCGCCACTGACGGACTTCGCCGCTGCACTGACTACCGCTCCCGGAAACGAGCTGCAGGACGTACTCGACAGCGTGCCGGTGCTCAAGCGCATGGAGAAGGTCTTGCCGCTGCTGCGCAGGGAGGTCGAGGTCGCCAAGCTGCAGAAGGAGCTGACCGGCGAGGTCAACCGCAAGATCGGCGAACGCCAGCGCGAGTTCTTCCTCAAGGAACAATTGAAAATCATCCAGCAGGAGCTGGGCATCACCAAGGATGACCGTAGCGCCGATGCCGACGAATTCCGCTCGCGTCTGGAAGGAAAAATCGTACCGGCAGCAGCCCAGAAGCGCATCGACGATGAGCTGGCCAAACTCTCGGTGTTGGAAACCGGCTCACCCGAATACGCCGTCACCCGCAATTACCTGGACTGGGCCACCTCGATTCCCTGGGGCCTCTACGGAGAGGACAAGCTCAATCTGGCCCGGGCGCGCAAGGTGCTCAACAAGCACCATGCCGGGCTCGACGACATCAAGAGCCGCATCATCGAGTTTCTCGCCGTCGGTGCCTATCGTGGCGAGATTTCAGGCTCCATCGTGTTGCTGGTAGGCCCACCTGGTGTCGGCAAGACCAGCATCGGCAAATCCATCGCCGAATCTCTGGGCCGGCCCTTCTACCGCTTCAGCGTAGGCGGCATGCGCGACGAAGCCGAGATCAAGGGCCACCGCCGCACCTATATCGGCGCCTTGCCCGGCAAGCTGGTGCAGGCGCTGAAGGAAGTTGAGGTGATGAACCCGGTGATCATGCTCGACGAGGTGGACAAGCTCGGCAGCAGCCACCAGGGTGACCCGGCTTCTGCACTGCTGGAGACCCTCGACCCAGAGCAGAACGCGGGCTTCCTCGACCACTATCTGGACCTGCGCCTGGACCTGTCCAAGGTGCTGTTTATCTGCACGGCCAACACGCTTTATTCGGTACCAGACCCGCTACTGGACCGTATGGAAATCGTGCGCCTGTCCGGCTATATCACCGAGGAAAAACTGCAGATCGCCAAGCGCCATCTCTGGCCACGCCAGCTGGAAAAGGCCGGCGTACCCAAGAATCGCCTGAGCATCACCGACTCCGCCCTGCGCGCGCTGATCGAGGGTTATGCCCGTGAGGCTGGCGTGCGCCAGCTGGACAAGCAGCTCGGCAAGCTGGTGCGCAAGGCAGTGGTCAAGCTGCTCGACGAGCCGGAAAGTACCATCAAGATCAGCCCCAAAAGCATCGAAAGCTACCTGGGGCTGCCCTTCTGGCATCCGGAGCAGCTGCTCAGCGGCGTCGGCGTGGTCACCGGCCTGGCGTGGAACAGCATGGGCGGCGCGACATTGCCGATCGAAGCTACGCGGATTCACACCCTCAACCGCGGCTTCAAGCTGACCGGCAAGGTTGGCGAGGTGATGAAGGAGTCCGCGGAGATCGCCTATAGCTACGTCAATGCGCACCTGAAGGAGTTCAAGGGCGACCCGACCTTTTTCGACCAGGCCTTCGTACACATGCATGTGCCCGAGGGCGCGACGCCCAAGGATGGTCCCAGCGCCGGTATCAGCATGGCCAGTGCCCTGCTCTCCCTGGCGCGCAACCAGCCGCCGAGGAAAGGTGTGGCAATGACCGGCGAGCTGACCCTCACCGGCCAGGTGCTGGCCATCGGCGGCCTGCGGGAAAAGGTGATCGCTGCACGGCGCCTGAAGCTTTACGAGCTGATCATCCCCGAGTCGAACCGTGGCGATTTCCAGGAGCTGCCCGACTACCTCAAGGAGGGGCTGACGGTGCACTTCGCCAAGCGTTTCACTGATGTGATCAAGGTGTTGTTCTAA
- a CDS encoding protease inhibitor I42 family protein, producing MPFAISRCLLPLSLLMLGACASTPPSSVSVSDDRVCPLSLNVGQTLIVALPSNPATGYRWQLQEASAELLKSLGPEVFSTQDNSLIGGDGISTWRFVAQEAGNGQLLLAYQRPWEADAEPAGLFDCRIEVR from the coding sequence ATGCCTTTCGCCATCTCCCGCTGCCTGTTGCCATTGTCTCTGCTGATGCTGGGGGCCTGTGCAAGCACACCGCCCAGCAGTGTTTCCGTCAGCGACGACCGGGTATGCCCGCTATCGCTGAACGTCGGCCAGACACTGATCGTCGCGTTACCGAGCAATCCCGCCACGGGTTATCGCTGGCAGTTGCAAGAAGCATCCGCTGAACTGTTGAAAAGCCTTGGCCCCGAGGTCTTCAGTACACAGGACAACAGCCTTATTGGTGGCGACGGCATTTCCACCTGGCGCTTCGTGGCCCAAGAGGCTGGTAACGGGCAGCTTCTGTTGGCTTACCAGCGCCCCTGGGAAGCAGATGCCGAACCGGCAGGGCTGTTCGACTGCCGCATCGAGGTCCGGTAG
- a CDS encoding ABC transporter substrate-binding protein, producing the protein MKSSLTQWLSLGALALTLATPFTTYAAETKAVAVTSIVEHPALDSVRDGVRDALEAAGYSGNSLKWQYQTAQGNTATAAQIARKYVGDRPDAIVAIATPSAQAVVASTKSLPVVFAAVTDPVAAQLVRSWEPSGSNVTGVSDELELDRQMELVKRVVPNATRVGMVYNPGEANSVVVVERLRELLPTMGMTLVEAAAPRTVDVGSAARSLVGKVDVIYTSTDNNVVSAYESLVKVGTDTKTPLVASDTDSVKRGAIAAIGIDYYKHGVQAGELVVRLLKGEKPGDIAPQKTTDLSLFLNRSAAAAQGVSLSQELIDSAAEVIE; encoded by the coding sequence ATGAAGTCATCCCTCACCCAATGGCTGTCCCTGGGCGCCCTTGCCCTGACCCTGGCTACTCCGTTCACAACCTACGCGGCCGAGACCAAGGCGGTAGCGGTCACTTCGATTGTCGAGCACCCGGCGCTGGACTCCGTGCGTGACGGCGTGCGTGACGCGCTGGAAGCGGCCGGTTACAGCGGCAACAGCCTGAAGTGGCAATACCAGACCGCCCAAGGCAACACCGCCACTGCGGCGCAAATCGCGCGCAAATACGTGGGTGATCGCCCGGACGCCATCGTTGCCATCGCCACCCCTTCGGCTCAGGCCGTGGTAGCCAGCACCAAGTCGCTGCCGGTGGTGTTCGCTGCCGTGACCGATCCGGTCGCCGCACAGCTGGTGCGTTCCTGGGAGCCTTCTGGCAGCAACGTCACCGGCGTCTCCGACGAGCTGGAACTGGATCGCCAGATGGAGCTGGTCAAGCGCGTCGTGCCCAATGCCACCCGTGTCGGCATGGTCTACAACCCCGGCGAAGCCAACTCCGTGGTCGTGGTCGAACGCCTGCGCGAACTGCTGCCAACCATGGGCATGACCCTGGTCGAAGCCGCTGCACCGCGGACCGTAGATGTGGGCTCCGCGGCCCGCAGCCTGGTGGGCAAGGTGGACGTGATCTACACCAGCACCGATAACAATGTGGTCTCGGCTTACGAGTCGCTGGTCAAGGTCGGCACTGATACCAAGACCCCGCTGGTCGCCTCCGATACCGACAGCGTCAAGCGCGGCGCCATCGCAGCGATCGGCATCGATTACTACAAACACGGCGTGCAGGCCGGCGAACTGGTGGTGCGTCTGCTCAAGGGCGAGAAGCCCGGTGACATCGCTCCGCAGAAAACCACTGACCTGAGCCTTTTCCTCAACCGCTCTGCCGCTGCTGCCCAGGGTGTTTCCCTGTCTCAGGAGCTGATCGACTCGGCCGCCGAAGTCATCGAATGA
- a CDS encoding ABC transporter permease, protein MSLFSLFGALEVGLIFGLVALGVFISFRLLRFPDLTVDGSFPLGGAVCAVLIANGTDPFLATLIAAAAGALAGMVTAVLNVHLRIMDLLASILMMIALYSINLRIMGRPNIPLIMEPTMFSILQPEWLSDYVARPLILLVVVIAAKILLDMYFATRQGLAIRATGSNPRMARSQGVNTGAMVILGMAISNALVGLAGAMFVQTQGGADISMGIGTIVIGLAAVIIGESIIPARRIFYLTLAVVFGAVIYRFFIALALNSDFIGLQAQDLNLITAVLVVIALVIPLIKQRLTRRRYS, encoded by the coding sequence ATGTCACTGTTTTCCCTGTTTGGCGCCCTTGAGGTTGGCCTGATCTTCGGTCTGGTCGCGCTTGGCGTATTTATCTCCTTTCGCCTGTTGCGCTTCCCCGACCTGACCGTCGACGGCAGCTTCCCGCTGGGCGGCGCCGTTTGTGCCGTACTCATCGCCAATGGCACCGACCCCTTCCTGGCCACACTGATCGCCGCCGCAGCTGGTGCGCTGGCCGGCATGGTCACCGCGGTACTCAACGTGCACCTGAGAATCATGGATCTGCTGGCCAGCATCCTGATGATGATTGCGCTGTACTCGATCAACCTGCGCATCATGGGCCGACCCAATATTCCGCTGATCATGGAACCGACCATGTTCAGCATCCTGCAGCCAGAGTGGCTGTCCGACTATGTCGCACGCCCGCTGATCCTGTTGGTGGTGGTCATCGCCGCCAAGATCCTCCTTGATATGTACTTTGCCACTCGCCAGGGCCTGGCCATTCGCGCTACCGGCTCCAACCCGCGCATGGCCCGCTCTCAGGGCGTAAATACCGGCGCCATGGTGATTCTGGGCATGGCCATTTCCAACGCGCTGGTTGGCCTGGCTGGCGCCATGTTCGTGCAGACCCAGGGCGGCGCGGATATCTCCATGGGCATCGGCACCATCGTCATCGGCCTGGCCGCGGTAATCATCGGCGAAAGCATCATCCCGGCCCGACGGATCTTTTACCTGACCCTGGCCGTAGTCTTCGGCGCAGTGATCTACCGCTTCTTCATTGCCCTGGCTCTGAACAGTGACTTCATTGGCTTGCAAGCGCAGGACCTGAACCTGATCACTGCGGTGCTGGTCGTTATCGCGCTGGTCATTCCGCTGATCAAACAGCGCCTGACCCGCAGGAGGTACAGCTAA
- a CDS encoding ABC transporter ATP-binding protein yields the protein MLSAQNLKITFNPGTPIETKALQGLSLDIPSGQFVTVIGTNGAGKSTFLNAVSGDLSVDSGSILIDGDDVTQLPVWNRAGRVARVFQDPMAGTCEDLTIEENLALAQQRGHRRGLARAVQASMRDEFRAHLATLGLGLENRLTDRIGLLSGGQRQAVSLLMAALQPSRILLLDEHTAALDPRTADFVLQLTARIVAEKKLTTMMVTHSMRQALDIGDRTVMLHQGQVVLDVAGDERKGLDVPDLLQMFEKVRGEKISDDALLLG from the coding sequence ATGCTCAGCGCACAGAACCTGAAAATCACCTTCAACCCCGGCACGCCTATCGAGACCAAGGCACTTCAGGGGCTTTCGCTGGACATTCCCAGCGGCCAGTTCGTAACCGTGATCGGCACCAACGGCGCTGGCAAGTCGACTTTTCTCAATGCCGTCTCCGGCGATCTGTCCGTGGACAGCGGCAGCATCCTTATCGACGGCGACGACGTGACCCAGTTGCCGGTCTGGAACCGCGCCGGTCGCGTAGCACGGGTTTTCCAGGACCCCATGGCCGGTACCTGCGAAGACCTGACCATCGAAGAAAACCTCGCTCTGGCCCAGCAGCGCGGCCATCGCCGCGGTCTGGCAAGGGCCGTACAGGCGTCGATGCGAGACGAATTCCGCGCGCACCTGGCGACCTTGGGCCTGGGCCTGGAAAACCGCCTCACCGACCGAATCGGCCTGCTCTCGGGTGGCCAGCGACAGGCTGTCAGCCTACTGATGGCGGCTCTGCAGCCCTCGCGCATCCTGTTGCTGGATGAGCACACAGCTGCCCTCGACCCTCGCACCGCCGATTTCGTCCTGCAACTTACCGCCCGCATCGTCGCCGAGAAAAAGCTCACCACCATGATGGTCACGCACAGCATGCGTCAGGCGCTGGACATCGGTGACCGCACGGTAATGCTGCACCAGGGCCAGGTGGTACTGGATGTGGCCGGTGACGAGCGCAAGGGGCTGGACGTGCCGGATTTGCTGCAGATGTTCGAGAAGGTGCGCGGCGAAAAGATCTCCGACGACGCCTTGTTGCTGGGCTGA
- a CDS encoding YtoQ family protein — protein sequence MSFTVYLSGEIHTDWRDEIKRGAEAAGLDVVFTSAVTDHDASDAAGDCLGAESNAFWRDHKSSKVNAIRTKTLIQQADLVVVRFGDKYKQWNAAFDAGYCAALDKPYVTLHGEDIVHPLKEVDAAAMAWATTTEQVVEILKYVLRD from the coding sequence ATGAGCTTTACCGTTTACCTGTCCGGCGAAATCCACACCGACTGGCGCGACGAGATCAAGCGCGGCGCCGAGGCTGCAGGGCTGGACGTGGTGTTTACCTCGGCCGTAACCGACCATGACGCCAGCGACGCCGCCGGCGACTGCCTCGGTGCCGAGTCAAACGCCTTCTGGCGCGACCACAAGTCATCCAAGGTCAACGCAATCCGCACCAAGACGCTGATCCAGCAGGCCGACCTGGTGGTGGTGCGCTTCGGCGACAAGTACAAGCAATGGAACGCTGCCTTCGATGCTGGTTACTGCGCCGCACTGGATAAGCCTTACGTCACCCTGCATGGCGAGGACATCGTGCATCCGCTGAAGGAAGTCGATGCAGCGGCCATGGCCTGGGCAACGACCACCGAGCAGGTGGTGGAGATCCTGAAGTACGTGCTGCGCGACTGA